The Methanococcus maripaludis genome has a window encoding:
- a CDS encoding tyrosine-type recombinase/integrase, with protein MTVKFPKTHYGDIMDDITDMILLKKDSKEHTAPNDTKKLEIDKLVDEFSEQRRFDNIKEATISNDNDRIRVFLRYIYYTLNKTPETLTNRDYMAFFTYVKRERNCSDNTVNKYFKLLKVFYRLMKFKNFSDFVVESKERKRFSRFDIKHYDAIDEDTLNQVLVKLLKSNSGTKIRDATFIRLLWDTGCRVSEACNLTYSASDLNKGVFKLTHTKTKQDRTVVCSKETLKLLNYFLQHDPDNSPEDHLFKSANGAKLNKYTLSARFRNIVKELKKDGTVPKNQWLVIHSLRHGRAVDLLNKGVSIDVVKEYLGHASIETTLIYSHSTERKNKMLDQISKIL; from the coding sequence ATGACGGTCAAGTTTCCAAAAACTCACTACGGTGATATAATGGACGATATAACTGACATGATATTGCTCAAAAAAGATTCCAAAGAGCACACTGCACCAAACGACACTAAAAAACTCGAAATCGATAAGTTAGTTGATGAATTCAGCGAACAGAGACGATTTGACAATATAAAAGAAGCTACAATATCCAACGATAACGACCGAATCAGAGTATTCTTGCGATACATATATTACACACTGAATAAAACACCCGAAACTCTAACTAACCGAGATTACATGGCTTTTTTCACATACGTCAAACGAGAGCGAAACTGCAGCGATAACACAGTGAACAAATACTTCAAGCTGCTCAAAGTGTTTTATCGGCTGATGAAATTCAAAAACTTCAGCGACTTTGTAGTTGAAAGTAAAGAACGAAAAAGGTTTTCACGGTTTGATATCAAGCATTACGATGCAATAGATGAAGATACATTAAACCAAGTATTAGTTAAGCTGCTGAAATCGAACAGTGGTACAAAAATTCGTGATGCAACATTTATCCGACTCCTGTGGGATACTGGCTGTCGAGTGTCTGAAGCGTGCAATCTGACATATTCAGCGTCAGACTTAAACAAGGGTGTGTTCAAACTAACACACACGAAAACCAAACAAGATCGGACAGTTGTGTGTTCCAAAGAGACACTGAAACTCCTAAACTATTTTCTACAGCACGACCCGGATAATTCACCTGAAGATCACCTGTTCAAGTCAGCTAATGGTGCCAAGTTGAACAAATACACTCTTTCAGCTCGGTTCCGAAATATTGTGAAGGAATTGAAAAAGGATGGAACAGTCCCCAAAAACCAGTGGCTGGTTATTCACTCATTACGCCACGGCCGTGCGGTTGATTTGCTCAATAAAGGTGTTTCAATCGACGTTGTAAAAGAGTATTTGGGTCATGCCTCAATCGAAACCACCCTCATTTACTCACATTCAACCGAGCGAAAAAACAAAATGCTTGACCAGATTTCAAAGATTTTGTAA
- a CDS encoding PEGA domain-containing protein, which produces MIKRSILFLLVLLCVSTVNAGTTSILSSDQTSDYYVELNSQYTDELLLSALNTTSWSAYVPVVVGYGDNKIYFSSEKDLARFCTALAYNVRTLAFSGEYTVYIEDQLVPVTTYYSTSTTTRTGYVENAQYAYIYAVAYTGADYYGSESCIYFNSESLAHAEGKSAASGQFTSRAVSGTYDHRVACLGYQGYGFYSVTIFDYVDYDDTLVTTLIEPPDRGTVSINTEPETAVYDGDILLGTTDNGGLLQIDIPVGEYNLKLVKEGYWDAYESINVNIENETELFVSLAPKTAIFQVSNEFSGNLYPNSVGTLSMDITPLKEAYATKLRVSGVEVSKVYYQTQELPKGSDGYYILGDVTSIQNIEIEFKTPASWGEKTFTVELDAVDIEGTAYTNLETINYEVLELPFLLEMPETFGIGINDITLTDQSGTAYSVLMVLYDSEDVEQWSSSSNLLEYCDYTFEVPIDDAGDYTLELTAKTGTVKTYYSIEIIEPVTLITEEITANPGSVATVQFKISNPTSNVKYYTSELTCPFFNESIAKTFSIAPKTVDKTVDISFEVPEELDLENYQLTLEIFDPDKTDPIYFGNVVLTIPSSSLFLASVPGGNTTLILLAAAVLLIAGTFAALRLKK; this is translated from the coding sequence TTGATAAAACGTTCTATTCTTTTTTTGTTAGTTTTGTTGTGCGTTTCAACAGTAAACGCAGGTACAACAAGTATATTGTCTAGTGATCAAACGAGCGACTATTACGTAGAACTGAATAGTCAATATACTGATGAATTATTACTCTCAGCATTAAACACCACTTCGTGGAGTGCTTATGTTCCGGTCGTTGTCGGGTATGGAGATAATAAAATATATTTTTCTTCGGAAAAAGATTTAGCACGATTTTGTACGGCTTTAGCATATAATGTTAGAACATTGGCGTTTTCTGGAGAATATACAGTATATATCGAAGATCAACTAGTACCAGTTACAACATATTATTCAACATCAACTACGACACGTACAGGATATGTTGAAAACGCACAATATGCGTATATTTATGCAGTGGCATATACTGGAGCAGATTATTATGGGTCCGAATCATGTATTTACTTTAATTCTGAGTCTTTAGCCCATGCTGAGGGAAAAAGTGCGGCTTCTGGTCAATTTACTTCAAGGGCGGTTTCTGGAACCTATGACCATAGGGTAGCGTGTTTAGGATACCAAGGTTACGGGTTTTATTCTGTAACAATCTTTGATTATGTAGATTATGATGATACATTAGTTACTACATTAATAGAACCTCCCGACCGGGGGACTGTATCGATCAATACTGAACCAGAAACAGCAGTCTATGACGGGGATATATTACTAGGTACAACCGATAACGGCGGACTTTTACAAATCGATATTCCGGTAGGGGAATATAATTTAAAACTAGTGAAAGAAGGGTACTGGGACGCGTACGAATCTATCAACGTAAATATTGAGAATGAAACGGAGTTATTTGTTTCACTTGCTCCAAAAACCGCAATATTCCAAGTTTCAAATGAATTTTCTGGGAATTTGTATCCAAATTCCGTTGGAACATTATCTATGGATATAACTCCATTAAAGGAAGCTTATGCAACAAAATTGAGGGTTTCAGGAGTTGAAGTAAGCAAAGTTTATTATCAGACTCAAGAATTGCCAAAAGGATCCGATGGATATTACATATTAGGTGATGTAACAAGCATTCAAAATATTGAAATCGAGTTTAAAACTCCGGCATCCTGGGGAGAAAAGACGTTTACAGTAGAATTAGATGCTGTTGATATCGAAGGTACGGCTTACACAAACCTTGAAACGATTAATTATGAAGTTTTAGAACTTCCATTTTTACTTGAAATGCCTGAAACTTTTGGAATCGGAATAAATGATATTACATTAACAGACCAGTCTGGAACTGCTTATTCAGTTTTAATGGTTCTTTATGATTCTGAAGATGTTGAACAGTGGAGTTCAAGTTCTAATCTTTTAGAATACTGTGATTACACGTTTGAAGTTCCAATTGATGATGCAGGAGATTACACACTTGAATTAACTGCAAAAACAGGAACTGTAAAAACCTATTATTCAATCGAGATCATTGAACCAGTAACTTTGATTACTGAAGAAATCACTGCAAATCCAGGAAGTGTCGCAACAGTGCAGTTTAAGATTTCAAACCCTACTTCAAATGTAAAATATTATACTTCGGAGTTAACGTGTCCGTTTTTTAACGAATCAATTGCTAAAACGTTTTCAATAGCTCCAAAAACGGTTGACAAAACAGTTGACATTTCTTTTGAAGTTCCAGAAGAGCTTGATCTTGAAAACTACCAATTAACTTTAGAAATATTTGATCCTGATAAAACAGATCCGATTTATTTTGGAAATGTTGTTTTAACAATACCCAGTAGTTCACTTTTCCTGGCTTCAGTTCCTGGAGGTAACACTACACTAATTCTTTTAGCTGCTGCAGTTCTTTTAATTGCAGGAACATTTGCAGCATTGAGGCTGAAAAAATGA